AAGGTCCATTTTCTGAGTGTACCATGCTGCgtatctctctctccctaacCCTTGGTGGTACTAGTGATAAGTTCTTCAACATGATACCCGCATTTCTATCCAAATGCTCCTTTGGATACCTTTGCCCCTCAACTAAGACACAGAACTCCATTGGTacagcattttttttattggctttTCCTAAATCCAAGCAGGGAATATCCTTGTACATGATATCGATGCCATATTTCTCCCTGAAATAGTCAACAATTCTAACTCGCCTAGGTGGATTCTGGCTTTCTGGGTCTTCTTCAATGAATGATACTTCTCGTGTATTCTCCCTCGTTAACCCCCGAATTACGTACTTTTGTTTGGTTTTCCGGTGAGTCACGGTAACTTTTAGTCCCCCCAATGCATCCTCTACATCTCTCCAGAACCTTCGgaaattatctattttaaagtTTGGAATATGCTCCCTGAGGAAATCAAGAACTGACATTTTCTGCCGAAATGCCAGAACTGAGTAGTCCAGACACATTGCTAGACCCTGGGATGTGGACTTTAGGCTATGTTGAAATCCTCTAGATGCTGTGATGCCCCACCCAAGATCATCTCCTTCCCTAGGTTCTCTAGGGAAAAAACTCCGCCCAAAAGGGATCATGTGCCTAGATGGATTCTCCTTCATTACAACATCCATTCCTTGTAATACATCTCGGGGGATTGACAAGAGCTGCCCATTTAAGTAATCCTTCAACTTGCCAAACTTAAGCTCATTCACAAGATTTATGGTAACTACATATGAACCACCCTTCATCTCTTCTCCCTTATTAGGGACTTCCACATCAATTTTTCCAGTGGGCAATGGTACAGCGCTGAATATGTTCTTCTCACCATCATATACAGTCCTTGACAAGGGAAATTGTGCAGGGTCATCAGAAGATAATTTGTTTCTAATTACTGAAAGAAcagattttgatattttcacAGGTCGACCATTCTTGGGGGGCACTGCAGGTTTGACATCAACATCATAGTGCATTATGATAGTATTTGGGTTGAATTTGACAGGAAAATGATTGACACGAAGTCCAACAGTCCGTATAGCAAGCACGCCACCTTTATCAGGTCGTTTTACAGGGACAATCTTGTCTGAATCTTctgaaatttcttttaatttcaatttttcaacaACAAGATCTGTAGAGGGGGGAAAATATTGTTAATCACTGTGGCtgctaaaaaaatattgaattcaAATTGCTCTGTTTTCTGCAATAGAAAGCATTTCTGTTGGCACATGAGATCAAGAAATTGACCAtagcttgaaaattttcaaatacagAAGAAGACTgtacaattttctttcttttctgaaggaggaaggaggggggggggggggggggggggtgctgTGCTTAAGCCCCACACATCAAAACCTCTCtaagagagagagcaataacAACAATAGAAACAGCTCTCTCCAAAATAGATCACGCACTAGAGCAAAGCATAGGCTGCCTCAGACAAATAAACAGAGACATGCTTAACAAAGGTCCACATAGCTGCAAGTGACGGTATGGCAAGTGGTCCAACAAAAGATGAAGGCAATGATGCCAAGgaataataatattgtaattaaGCTGACTttttaacttaaatttttttagcacaGCATGCAGATCAATATGGGAAAAGACAACATCTTTCCACTAATGATCTTTTCAGTGAAGTTGAGAACAGTTGAAAGAGTCTAACCATAATGCACGTTTCTATCACTCGAATAGTTTCCTTCTAAGGTTAGAAAAGCTTCTAAAGTActcaaattcaagaaaaaaaaaatcataaagacAAGGAATCTGTagaaatttgaatatttataataacTATAATagtaaactttaaaaaataataataggaaTAATAGTAGAACCATAAACAGTAGACTGCACTACACATTTTCACCATAAATCCAATCTAAATATAATTATAACTTCTTGGCTTTTAAAGGAAGTAAACCTTAAGGAATTATGGTCAATGTGAATCATCGATATATTAAACTAAGTATAAGAAATAAATTAACCAAGGTGACCATTTTACAAATGTAATATCATATTGATAAATGATAATTCAGTAAGGCAAACAAAAAAAGTCTATGAACCCCAAAACCCAATACACAATCATACCCTTCATGGAACTTTTTCCTCATATGACactttaaataataattcttaATTTCCAGATAAAACATCAATGTAATACACTGACAAGGAAAGCACATCCAGTACACTGATAAAATAgttaggaaaatgctaaagcttttatttttctttaaaaaaaaaaaaaaaaaaaaattacaaactaaagtGTGAATGAATGAAATTGgtgttttaattacttttttgttttgttattatatctTTAGAAGTTGACAAGtaagtaaaatttgtattattggTATCATCATCACTCTCATATTAGTAAAACACCAATATTGTGAAACACCCATTAACATATTATATACTTTGCTTATCTTCAAGGGCATCGCCTCCTAATAGAATTtgattctagaaaaaaaaaaaattctttgctACAGAGAAACAACTTTAGCACcataattttccaaattttattagcacacaaaaaaaagaaaaaaaaagaaaaaagaaagaaagaagaaaagcagaaaagagaagaaacccAGATCTAATACCAGCGACAGGAGGAGGAGGCTGAGGTtgaggctgaggctgaggctgaggctgaggctgaggTTGAGAAGGAATAGATGGGGCAGCGCGTCCCACTTCCACCCACTTATTATCACCCTGGCCTCTCACTACTCTTCCTCCACTACTACCACTACCACTACCACTAGCACCACCAACCTTGCTGGCCCAGCTCGACCCCTCAGACGTGGGACCCACCCATTGACTCCCCGGaggaccaccaccaccaacacccaCATGTGGCggtggctgtggctgtggctgtcTTGGTCGTGGTGATTGTTGTTGTTCCGACCACACCTGAGTTGCACCATGCCAAGGAGGACCCCTCCCTCCTCTTCTACCAGCTCCTTCTCCAGCAGCACTTCCCCTAGCACCACCTCTTCCACCTCTATCTCCTCCACCTCTACCTCTGCCTCTTtcccttcctcttcctcttcctctgtACCCACCAGCAGCAGCTTCTCTTTCCATTGGATCTCGGGAGCGAACTTCGGACTCAAAAACTCGCTTCGCTTACCCCACTCACTAAAGAATCACAACCAAACAAGACtgctttgattttgattttgatttgatttagaGGTTTCCTCTCCTTtaaacaaaagagaagagaagtgAAATGAAATTAGTCTATGCGTTTAAGACTGCagtctattataataattaaaattgagaaaaagacGGAATTACCATTTTGGCATTTGCTTCGTGGCAAGGGAAAAGACATTTtggattcaaaatttcaaactacaactgttttgttttcttaacGCGTACGCGTGGTCAAAAGGTGAAAGACAAAAGGACACGAAAGAGATATTTGAAATAGATAGAGAAAAACAGGAGTTGGAGTTGGTGGGGGAAATCCAGAGTTCTAATTCTAGGAATTTCCAGAAGCTTCGTTGTAACCGATGAATATGGGGCGGAAAGTTGGAGGTGCCAACAATAACATTGTCACAACATGTCTCTGTGGGACCCACACCCCACACCTGCTCcgatctttttccttttctttcttttcttttcctcccaCCAGAGGCGCGTATTAAATGCtttcatttttaacattatGCAACATTTTGAGACATCATCTctgttcatgtttttttttttggggagaaaatcTCTATTCATAGTTGATAGTTCACACTCTTTTAGCttactttttagttttctattCTTTACTCCTCCTTTTTTTGACCCCTATTATAGCATGCAAAGTAAccctttctcattttctttaaaaaaaaatacaaaattttcttgaaaagcaaacaacattaaaatcaaaacataacCAAAGCGAAAAATCAGCATTAATCTAGCATAGTCAAACAAAAACGAGCATCACAACCATCCCCATCTACTCAAAACCAAACCTTTCATAGTACGCTCTAAACAACTTTCAAGCCACATGAAAATGTGTTAGGAGCATTTTAAtatcaatttaattaaaatgaataatatgacaatataaatgtaaagataTGTGAGTTAATATGGAAGATAAGGAGTTAATAGAATGTTTAATCtcacattgaaaatgagagagactcttttattctttttaattgcgGTGATTAATGGGCTGATATGTATTGGAGCAAATATTGAGCTAGATACATTCATAATTATTTCTATATACATTAATGTGTAAATGACATTTTTATTATGGAAAACTGAAGAGTAATTCACCCACTTAATGGATTAGCTCTTGGGCCTCTGAACTCCTTATCTCATCCATTTAATTGTGTAACTCCAAGCCATCAAATTTATGTACATCAATCAATCTTGTAACACTCACTACATCATAATTATGGacataattaattagattaatttggGTAATAATTTCATGAGGCCTATtgagcctataaatagactcattAATTTGGACTTGAACATTTTGTGTAGAGGTTATTCTAGTCATGCGATAGTTGTTGGGCAGTTGTATTCTAGGAGAGACAAGTTAGAGAAGGTATGCATTGGTTACAAAGTTTAGTCAACCAAGTGCTTGAATCTCTTTAAAGAGAATGAGTGTCGTGCCTCAATCCAAAcagtgttgtgtaattttttttatcttcaaaataataatattcaaaggtattattcaatttttatttgtgttatttccattattattgtgtttgcaccaacaaaaTGTGCGCACTCTTAACCTCTTACCATTATCTcaataatatatctaacattATTTACTTAGCCTTTACTAATCCCAGCAATTCATCTTTAAGCTTCAGCCCCTTAAAGCACTCACATTGGTGTTGTTAAAtcactaaaaattttattttagcccctcaaataacaaaaatttgtcttatctaaaaaaatttgtcaatctGCTATAGTAAACTGCTACTAATAGTAGATACTATAACATATtgctaaaacttaaaataatttttttattcaactgttcaacccctctctctctctctctctctctctctctctctctctctctctctctctctctctctctctctctcttattttaataaaacaatCATCTCTCCTTTCTTCGCTCTTGAATCTGTCCCTCTCATTTGATGATTTGAGTTAGGCTGTGTCGTGACCATGCTGATCCTAATTGGGGTGGGGTGGTAAAACTCACGAGTCAAGGGATATATAGACCATGAGTGACTTATTCGACTCGGATGACTTAGTCAAATTGGCCCATAGATAAATCAATCCAAATGAGGACATGACT
The sequence above is drawn from the Quercus robur chromosome 7, dhQueRobu3.1, whole genome shotgun sequence genome and encodes:
- the LOC126692620 gene encoding protein argonaute 2-like, whose protein sequence is MEREAAAGGYRGRGRGRERGRGRGGGDRGGRGGARGSAAGEGAGRRGGRGPPWHGATQVWSEQQQSPRPRQPQPQPPPHVGVGGGGPPGSQWVGPTSEGSSWASKVGGASGSGSGSSGGRVVRGQGDNKWVEVGRAAPSIPSQPQPQPQPQPQPQPQPPPPVADLVVEKLKLKEISEDSDKIVPVKRPDKGGVLAIRTVGLRVNHFPVKFNPNTIIMHYDVDVKPAVPPKNGRPVKISKSVLSVIRNKLSSDDPAQFPLSRTVYDGEKNIFSAVPLPTGKIDVEVPNKGEEMKGGSYVVTINLVNELKFGKLKDYLNGQLLSIPRDVLQGMDVVMKENPSRHMIPFGRSFFPREPREGDDLGWGITASRGFQHSLKSTSQGLAMCLDYSVLAFRQKMSVLDFLREHIPNFKIDNFRRFWRDVEDALGGLKVTVTHRKTKQKYVIRGLTRENTREVSFIEEDPESQNPPRRVRIVDYFREKYGIDIMYKDIPCLDLGKANKKNAVPMEFCVLVEGQRYPKEHLDRNAGIMLKNLSLVPPRVREREIRSMVHSENGPCGGGMAQNFGMEVNTSMTRVRGRVLGPPVLKLGAQNGKVMKVTVDREKCQWNLVEKSVVEGKRIDRWGVIDFSSSDYKSRLNPDFFIPKLINRCINLGIHMEEPLVYKCTSMNKLSRVDVLLELLESVSEEAYKEGKGHLQILLCVMSRRDPGYKNLKWISETKVGIVTQCCLSTCRANDQYFANLATKMNAKLGGSNVELNDPLPHFGGKGHVMFVGADVNHPGARNLTSPSIAAVVATMNWPAANRYAARVYPQLHRKERIVDFGNMCLELVQSYAQLNNVLPDHIVVFRDGVSEGQFEMVLNEELLDLKMALQKIKYSPAITLIVAQKRHQTRLFLENERDGGSTGNVSPGTVVDTTIVHPFEFDFYLCSHYGSLGTSKPTHYYVLWDEYGFTSDELQKLIYHMCFTFARCTKPVSLVPPVYYADLVAYRGRLYYEAVVEGQSPASATSSSSSSTSSSLFSAASPDPNFFKLHADLENIMFFV